A single Methanolobus sp. ZRKC5 DNA region contains:
- a CDS encoding DUF1294 domain-containing protein has translation MYLLLVNIVAFSLMGIDKRKAKKNKYRIPEKNLFLWAIAGGSVGSIAGMYFFHHKTRHPSFQIGMPLILLVQIYVFIRFLIPLYVLS, from the coding sequence ATGTATTTGCTACTGGTAAACATAGTAGCATTTTCCCTAATGGGGATAGACAAAAGAAAAGCAAAAAAAAATAAATACAGGATACCTGAAAAAAATCTCTTCCTGTGGGCGATTGCCGGTGGCAGTGTCGGTTCTATTGCAGGGATGTACTTTTTCCATCACAAGACCAGACATCCCAGTTTTCAGATTGGAATGCCTTTGATCCTTCTGGTCCAGATATACGTGTTTATTCGTTTTCTGATCCCACTTTATGTTCTGAGCTGA
- a CDS encoding CbbQ/NirQ/NorQ/GpvN family protein, with the protein MPTKCALSEELPVDEYLVTEEPYYVPVGNEVEIFTAAYKNLLPVNLKGPTGCGKTRFMEYMAYKLQRPLITIACHEDLTATDLVGRFLIKGDNVEWSDGPLIKAVKCGAICYLDEVVEARKDTIVVIHPLTDDRRIIPIDKLGVIVKAPEEFMLCVSYNPGYQSIVKDMKQSTRQRFVAIDFDYPPAELEKQIVAHESKVDEKTAGLLVEIGKSIRNFKHHGLEEGVSTRLLIYAGKLIREGIESKEACRIAMAKPITDNPDLQRSIDEIIAAIME; encoded by the coding sequence ATGCCAACAAAATGTGCTTTATCTGAAGAGCTGCCTGTTGATGAATATCTGGTAACAGAAGAACCTTACTACGTACCTGTGGGTAACGAAGTTGAGATATTCACAGCCGCGTACAAAAACCTGCTGCCGGTGAACCTGAAAGGACCTACTGGTTGTGGGAAGACACGGTTCATGGAATATATGGCTTACAAATTACAACGTCCTCTGATAACAATTGCCTGCCATGAGGACCTCACTGCAACAGACCTTGTGGGACGGTTTCTGATAAAAGGAGACAACGTAGAATGGAGTGACGGACCTCTCATAAAAGCTGTGAAATGTGGAGCAATATGTTATCTTGATGAAGTGGTGGAAGCCAGGAAGGATACCATAGTAGTCATACACCCGCTCACCGATGACAGACGCATAATACCTATCGACAAGCTCGGAGTAATAGTCAAAGCGCCGGAAGAGTTCATGCTTTGTGTTTCGTACAACCCCGGTTACCAGAGCATTGTCAAGGACATGAAACAGAGCACAAGGCAGAGATTTGTTGCAATTGATTTTGATTATCCCCCCGCAGAGCTTGAAAAGCAGATCGTTGCGCATGAAAGTAAAGTCGATGAGAAGACCGCGGGCCTGCTCGTGGAAATTGGAAAGAGCATCAGGAACTTCAAACATCATGGACTCGAAGAGGGAGTGAGCACCCGCCTGTTGATATATGCAGGCAAACTAATCCGCGAAGGTATAGAATCCAAAGAAGCCTGCAGGATAGCCATGGCAAAACCCATAACTGACAATCCTGATCTGCAGAGAAGCATTGATGAGATCATCGCTGCCATTATGGAGTGA
- a CDS encoding carboxymuconolactone decarboxylase family protein, which produces MAEETKNAKDVKGFQPRAVVYAKRLDEDFSEAVAGFYSSVWDEREGGLSKRNKHLMVFAIACANQKTSSAVKILQRLKKYGVTAQEIKDVMMLAAWTGGIQNFTTFTPKILEEMKRLEF; this is translated from the coding sequence ATGGCAGAAGAAACAAAAAATGCAAAAGACGTGAAAGGATTCCAGCCAAGAGCCGTTGTCTATGCAAAGAGACTGGATGAGGACTTCTCAGAAGCTGTGGCAGGATTCTACAGTTCAGTATGGGACGAAAGGGAAGGCGGTCTTTCCAAGAGAAATAAGCATTTGATGGTATTCGCCATTGCCTGCGCCAATCAAAAAACAAGTAGTGCCGTGAAGATACTTCAGAGATTGAAAAAATACGGTGTGACTGCCCAGGAGATCAAGGATGTCATGATGCTGGCCGCATGGACCGGTGGAATACAGAATTTTACCACTTTCACCCCAAAGATACTGGAAGAGATGAAAAGGCTGGAGTTCTGA
- a CDS encoding MATE family efflux transporter — protein sequence MHERSRLLADESIGKLLFKLSAPATIGMLVMALYNVVDTVFVGQALGENSVQGIAGIAVAFPIMMVVMAIALAIGIGGSSMISRSLGERNIDRAENVMGNVLSLVLITSAFICILGSIFITPILQLFGATDTILPYATEYLRVILYGSIFFMFALAMNNVVRAEGNAKVAMYTMLVSALVNIILDPFFIFGSGYIEFNFLADKLGIIIEPLYMYGFGMGVKGAAIATVIAQTTGAIFLVWYFASGNSSLRFHTKNLIPKWDITRETISIGMGPLTRNASGSLVVIVLNNILLAYGGGDVAIAVFGVINRLFMFTFMPMYGIVQGLQPIVGFNYGARNFSRVMDSVKLSMFVTTAMAIVGFIVFLAFPEQLFSIFTTDQQLISSGKYATRIIVLALPLVGFQVVGTSLYQAIGKARPSFLLAMSRQLLFLIPLVIILPRFFQLTGVWMAFPLSDGLAFLLTFVMVIKEFKILTIMDENITSS from the coding sequence TTGCACGAACGAAGTAGACTCTTAGCTGATGAAAGTATAGGCAAGCTCCTTTTCAAGTTATCCGCACCTGCCACCATAGGGATGTTAGTCATGGCTCTGTATAACGTGGTAGATACTGTTTTTGTAGGTCAGGCACTTGGAGAGAACAGCGTACAGGGTATCGCAGGAATTGCAGTTGCATTCCCTATAATGATGGTAGTCATGGCCATTGCACTTGCCATTGGCATCGGTGGTTCTTCCATGATCTCACGAAGCCTTGGTGAGAGGAATATTGACAGAGCTGAAAATGTAATGGGAAACGTGCTCTCCCTTGTCCTGATAACAAGTGCATTCATCTGTATACTAGGAAGCATATTCATCACACCCATACTGCAATTGTTCGGGGCTACTGACACCATTCTTCCATATGCCACAGAATACCTTAGAGTGATACTCTACGGATCCATATTCTTCATGTTCGCACTGGCCATGAACAATGTGGTGCGCGCAGAAGGGAATGCCAAAGTTGCAATGTACACCATGCTGGTATCAGCTCTTGTAAACATCATACTTGACCCGTTTTTCATCTTCGGGTCAGGATACATAGAATTCAATTTTCTTGCTGACAAACTGGGAATCATAATCGAGCCCTTATACATGTATGGTTTTGGAATGGGGGTAAAAGGAGCAGCTATTGCAACTGTTATTGCCCAGACTACAGGAGCTATCTTCCTTGTGTGGTATTTTGCCTCAGGCAATTCCAGCCTGCGATTCCATACTAAAAATCTGATACCAAAATGGGACATTACCAGGGAAACCATTTCAATTGGAATGGGACCCCTTACAAGAAATGCATCCGGCAGTCTTGTCGTAATTGTTTTGAACAACATACTTCTGGCTTACGGCGGAGGAGATGTTGCCATAGCAGTTTTCGGCGTAATCAACCGTCTGTTCATGTTCACTTTCATGCCAATGTACGGGATCGTACAGGGATTACAACCGATAGTCGGATTCAATTATGGTGCAAGGAACTTTTCCCGGGTTATGGACTCTGTTAAGCTCTCAATGTTTGTTACAACCGCTATGGCAATTGTGGGTTTCATAGTGTTTCTGGCCTTTCCTGAACAGTTGTTCAGTATATTCACCACTGACCAGCAACTTATTTCATCGGGGAAATATGCAACACGTATAATAGTATTGGCACTCCCGCTTGTAGGCTTTCAGGTAGTTGGAACATCACTATATCAGGCGATAGGAAAAGCACGCCCTTCATTTTTATTAGCCATGAGTCGACAGTTATTGTTCCTGATACCCCTTGTGATAATCCTGCCACGTTTTTTCCAGCTGACAGGTGTATGGATGGCTTTCCCATTATCAGATGGTCTTGCGTTCTTACTTACCTTTGTGATGGTGATAAAAGAGTTCAAAATATTGACGATTATGGATGAGAATATCACCTCATCCTGA
- a CDS encoding cell surface lipoprotein, with the protein MTKKWLICIILLMLAGVFVSGCADNAEDTVVDEVEEASEDVVEDFEPIIGEAQDYAVRMEYYGMMKPSELEINRGDSIAWRNYKPQNTYVLVSDDGLFDDQEMDSNDVYTYTFMESGTYTFSVTDVPDMTLSVTIR; encoded by the coding sequence ATGACAAAAAAATGGCTGATATGTATCATACTATTAATGCTTGCAGGAGTATTCGTTAGCGGATGTGCCGACAATGCAGAAGACACCGTTGTAGATGAAGTAGAAGAAGCATCAGAAGATGTTGTTGAAGACTTTGAACCTATAATTGGTGAAGCTCAGGACTACGCTGTAAGGATGGAATACTACGGAATGATGAAACCCTCTGAACTTGAAATAAACAGGGGCGACTCCATAGCGTGGAGAAACTACAAACCACAGAACACATATGTGCTTGTCAGTGATGACGGCCTCTTTGACGATCAGGAAATGGATTCCAACGACGTCTATACCTATACATTCATGGAAAGTGGGACCTACACATTCAGTGTAACAGATGTTCCCGACATGACACTTAGTGTTACAATAAGATAA
- the gpmI gene encoding 2,3-bisphosphoglycerate-independent phosphoglycerate mutase: MSHEKGPLLLMILDGWGYTSEEHGNAVMAARTPVLDSLLERYPSCLVEVSGEGVGLPEGQMGNSEVGHLNIGAGRIIYQDLTRINKAIKDGSFFKNQVFLDAMEHVKKNNSALHLMGLFSYGGVHSHMDHMRALVEMAKKEGLGEVYIHVFLDGRDVPPQNALEDMKAHEEFCHSTGIAKTATVSGRYYAMDRNKRWDRIELAYNALTNGEGVFAEDAVSAVSQAYERGENDEFVKPTVITDKEGKPVATIKDKDAVIFFNFRPDRARQMTYALVNRDFDGFERKVKPELHYACMAEYDEKLDVPIAFPPESYENTLGEVLSKHNKKQLRIAETEKYAHVTFFFNGGVEKKNQGEDRCLIPSPDVATYDLKPEMSAFEVTDELVNKIFNDNYDAIVLNFANMDMVGHTGIVDAAIKAIETVDQCVGKIVDAIMEKGGSAIITADHGNAEKMIDYNTGKPHTAHTSNPVRCLLVSSEEKMTLQDGKLSDIAPTMLDILGIEKPEQMTGVSLIKKQDSKN; this comes from the coding sequence ATGTCACATGAGAAAGGACCTCTTTTACTGATGATACTTGATGGCTGGGGATATACCTCTGAAGAGCATGGCAATGCGGTTATGGCTGCAAGAACTCCCGTACTTGACTCTTTGTTAGAGAGATATCCTTCCTGTTTAGTTGAGGTTTCAGGGGAAGGTGTAGGACTTCCTGAAGGCCAGATGGGTAACTCAGAAGTCGGGCACCTCAACATTGGTGCCGGCAGGATCATTTACCAGGACCTTACCCGAATCAACAAAGCCATAAAAGATGGTTCTTTTTTCAAAAATCAGGTCTTTCTCGATGCCATGGAACATGTAAAGAAAAATAATTCCGCATTGCACCTCATGGGATTATTCTCATACGGAGGCGTGCATAGCCACATGGACCACATGAGAGCTCTTGTGGAAATGGCAAAAAAAGAAGGGCTTGGGGAAGTTTATATTCACGTATTCCTAGATGGAAGAGACGTGCCCCCACAGAATGCGCTTGAGGACATGAAAGCCCATGAGGAGTTCTGCCATAGCACCGGCATAGCAAAGACTGCAACGGTTTCCGGTAGGTATTATGCAATGGACCGCAACAAACGCTGGGATCGAATAGAATTGGCATACAACGCACTCACAAACGGCGAGGGAGTCTTTGCAGAAGATGCAGTATCAGCAGTCAGCCAGGCTTACGAGAGGGGAGAAAATGATGAATTTGTCAAGCCAACTGTCATCACAGACAAAGAAGGCAAACCAGTTGCAACAATAAAGGATAAAGATGCTGTTATTTTCTTCAACTTCCGCCCTGACAGAGCAAGACAGATGACATACGCACTTGTCAACAGGGATTTTGATGGCTTTGAGAGAAAAGTGAAACCTGAACTGCATTATGCATGCATGGCTGAGTATGATGAGAAACTCGATGTCCCAATCGCATTCCCCCCTGAAAGTTATGAAAACACACTTGGAGAAGTACTCAGCAAACATAACAAAAAACAGCTTCGTATAGCTGAAACCGAAAAGTACGCCCATGTGACCTTTTTCTTCAACGGCGGTGTGGAAAAGAAAAACCAGGGAGAAGACAGATGTCTTATACCATCACCTGATGTTGCCACCTACGACCTTAAACCTGAAATGAGTGCTTTTGAAGTCACCGATGAACTTGTGAATAAAATATTCAACGACAATTATGATGCCATAGTCCTCAATTTTGCCAATATGGACATGGTAGGACATACAGGAATCGTCGATGCAGCAATAAAAGCCATTGAGACCGTTGATCAGTGTGTAGGAAAGATTGTCGATGCCATTATGGAAAAAGGCGGTTCCGCCATCATAACCGCTGACCATGGCAACGCTGAGAAGATGATAGATTACAACACAGGAAAGCCACATACTGCACATACATCCAATCCTGTAAGGTGCCTTCTGGTAAGCAGTGAGGAAAAAATGACATTACAGGATGGAAAACTTTCAGACATAGCTCCCACAATGCTGGATATACTTGGCATAGAAAAACCTGAACAGATGACAGGCGTCTCACTCATTAAAAAACAGGATTCAAAGAACTAA
- the msrB gene encoding peptide-methionine (R)-S-oxide reductase MsrB, translating into MEEPIKKSDEQWKEALTNDQFLVLRQKGTEAPFTGKYYANKEEGIYLCAACGQKLFTSDTKFDSGTGWPSFFKPISEEKVMRKKDKSLFMERTEVLCSRCGSHLGHVFNDGPKPTGERFCMNSISLDFEKEE; encoded by the coding sequence ATGGAAGAACCTATAAAGAAATCCGATGAGCAATGGAAAGAAGCACTCACGAACGATCAGTTTCTTGTATTGCGACAAAAGGGGACAGAAGCGCCTTTTACCGGCAAATATTATGCGAACAAGGAGGAAGGTATCTACCTATGTGCAGCATGTGGACAGAAGCTATTCACTTCGGACACAAAGTTTGATTCAGGAACCGGATGGCCCAGCTTTTTCAAACCCATATCTGAAGAGAAGGTTATGCGCAAAAAAGATAAAAGCCTCTTCATGGAGAGAACCGAAGTCCTCTGCAGCAGATGTGGAAGCCATTTGGGTCATGTTTTTAATGACGGACCTAAACCCACAGGTGAGCGGTTTTGTATGAATTCCATATCACTTGATTTTGAAAAAGAGGAATAA
- a CDS encoding VWA domain-containing protein has translation MAEGTDTQKPATTGKTNELIAAYFPKLESSEISRLAAGFENLDDDELEAVLHAGKGALKRGMRVLIAFLGAAPHVYGSLEKYEFESWLSLAREISKLSVSCCEGFFDSSLAIIKKGGLELLENWTSTGISLSKQNKWIAIAYFKHTGQVIVSTKPEMFQELVEKGRKLGNFNAKVAEAYFEHLIHLHLLLTPENFTLFCHVTERVIKSHWLTAIELINLIEKVLPNVRPQRRREVLASMDRMLQFGEVPAMTLLRNAGTIMEKADEEEFAFLMNIAIDLADTDNKSAKSFLNTIPHYLGNLKLNEVEGWKDKAISSFSGNKQTLRNFIRTSLALGKHLEDTDRDIRSILIDRGILLADIQSECLESYFENTSGAYKLLSKEMFDEWAGTGEGIAIQNLELAMDYFKTSIQALSKIPPQQHEEIFRIANALLAKEGALSSAFFENLSPFVDRTKPENAGKWIEIGLKVYEKDRKLALNFFFHSPSILEKLNMDDLEDWTLKGLEAADEKKPAGKAYFSLESKSSRELVEELTGAITLKKVANVLRYYALGLSGTNFIIRSMATLPLQVDVHGMNPIIAGNTIYLAPKMEVYEDIEDNFKIYKLSVMHEVGHVRFSSVDIPFEKAAAMTEKIKGKYSLENEGDTLSQDRENNDHPDIIDILSLFPNQILAATILGILEDARVEYMIMDHFKGVRSDLEDVRHRMLVTRPAPEDRLDEFMEALLWISTGHEPAFEISEPNKGILKKTQKKLEENIFREDSSTFSSLELALDIYDLLEEYFGPLGQTEYEMLENIGYRGMDIGATGSADPMMTKSCENVIKNFIPETESDLTAQEERPKEQATKKPTQALNKNWRVLGSYKYDEWDSLINDYRSEWSTINEIEPIGGSTYYYTKAMERYGNEIALLKHTFSLMKPEAFHRMKQQNDGTEIDIDAFTESLIAKRCGINPDDGLYIRWDKHERDVATLFLVDVSASTRKILGADGRSILDVEKDALIIMSQALESIGDKYAIYAFSGKSREDVEYFVIKEFDEGLSDNVARRISLLQPESNTRLGPAIRHSIKKLEQAGARTKMLVLLSDGEPYDRSKGEDSYQGDLAQEDTRVAISEGKNQGMHFFCITVDRNPGEYLDNIFSDVGYTIIDDALMLPETLPLLYKRLTT, from the coding sequence GTGGCAGAAGGTACAGATACACAAAAGCCTGCCACAACTGGAAAGACCAATGAACTGATAGCAGCCTATTTTCCAAAACTTGAAAGTTCTGAAATTTCCAGATTAGCAGCAGGGTTTGAAAACTTAGATGATGATGAGCTGGAAGCAGTCCTTCATGCCGGAAAAGGCGCACTCAAGCGTGGCATGAGAGTACTTATAGCCTTTCTTGGTGCTGCGCCACATGTTTATGGATCCCTTGAAAAATATGAATTTGAGAGCTGGCTCTCCCTTGCAAGAGAAATCTCGAAACTGAGTGTTTCATGTTGTGAAGGATTCTTTGATTCCTCGCTGGCAATCATAAAAAAAGGCGGTCTTGAACTTCTTGAAAACTGGACCAGCACAGGAATTTCGCTCTCCAAACAGAATAAATGGATAGCAATAGCCTACTTCAAACATACCGGACAGGTAATTGTATCCACAAAACCTGAAATGTTTCAGGAGCTTGTGGAAAAAGGAAGAAAACTTGGAAATTTCAACGCAAAGGTTGCAGAAGCCTACTTTGAACACCTCATCCACCTGCACTTATTGCTCACACCGGAGAATTTTACTTTATTCTGCCACGTCACAGAGCGTGTCATCAAAAGCCACTGGCTCACTGCCATAGAGCTCATAAACCTGATAGAAAAGGTGCTTCCAAATGTCCGGCCACAAAGGAGAAGAGAAGTTCTTGCTTCCATGGACCGTATGCTGCAATTTGGTGAAGTCCCTGCAATGACATTATTGAGGAATGCAGGAACCATTATGGAAAAGGCTGATGAGGAAGAGTTTGCATTCCTCATGAACATCGCAATTGACCTTGCTGATACAGATAATAAGAGTGCTAAATCCTTTTTGAATACTATCCCACATTACCTTGGTAACCTGAAACTGAATGAAGTAGAAGGATGGAAAGATAAAGCAATATCCTCCTTTTCGGGTAACAAACAGACACTCAGGAATTTCATCAGAACAAGCCTTGCACTTGGAAAACACCTGGAAGATACAGACAGGGATATCAGGTCAATACTCATAGACAGAGGTATCCTTCTGGCAGATATCCAATCTGAATGTCTTGAAAGTTATTTTGAAAATACTTCCGGGGCATACAAACTGCTAAGTAAAGAGATGTTTGATGAATGGGCAGGAACGGGAGAAGGAATCGCAATACAGAACCTTGAACTGGCCATGGATTATTTCAAAACATCCATACAGGCATTAAGCAAAATACCCCCGCAACAGCATGAAGAGATATTCAGGATTGCAAATGCACTCCTTGCAAAAGAGGGCGCTCTTTCCAGTGCTTTTTTTGAGAATCTCAGCCCATTTGTTGATAGAACAAAACCAGAAAATGCAGGGAAATGGATAGAGATCGGACTGAAGGTATATGAGAAAGACAGGAAACTGGCATTGAATTTCTTTTTCCATTCACCTTCGATCCTTGAAAAACTTAACATGGACGACCTGGAAGATTGGACACTGAAGGGTCTGGAAGCTGCTGATGAGAAAAAACCTGCTGGAAAAGCCTATTTCTCACTCGAATCCAAAAGTTCCAGAGAACTGGTTGAAGAACTCACAGGTGCAATCACTCTTAAGAAAGTGGCAAATGTGTTGAGATATTATGCTCTGGGACTTTCAGGCACCAATTTCATAATACGCTCCATGGCAACATTGCCACTTCAGGTAGATGTACATGGCATGAACCCCATCATAGCAGGAAATACAATCTACCTCGCACCTAAAATGGAAGTTTATGAGGATATTGAAGATAATTTCAAGATATACAAGTTGAGTGTAATGCATGAGGTTGGACACGTTCGGTTCAGTTCGGTGGACATCCCTTTTGAAAAAGCCGCTGCAATGACAGAGAAGATAAAGGGGAAGTACTCGCTTGAAAATGAGGGAGATACTCTTTCACAGGACAGGGAAAATAACGACCATCCCGATATAATTGACATACTCTCACTTTTTCCTAATCAGATACTGGCTGCAACCATATTGGGGATACTGGAGGATGCACGTGTCGAGTACATGATAATGGACCACTTCAAAGGAGTGCGCTCTGACCTTGAGGATGTGCGCCACAGGATGCTTGTGACAAGACCTGCACCAGAAGATAGACTTGATGAATTCATGGAGGCATTGCTGTGGATTTCCACCGGACATGAACCTGCGTTTGAGATTAGTGAGCCTAACAAAGGAATCCTGAAGAAAACCCAGAAAAAGCTGGAAGAGAACATATTCAGGGAAGATTCAAGCACATTCTCATCCCTTGAGCTTGCTTTAGACATCTATGACCTGCTTGAAGAATACTTTGGCCCTCTTGGACAAACGGAATATGAAATGCTGGAGAACATCGGTTACCGGGGAATGGATATCGGTGCCACTGGTTCTGCGGACCCGATGATGACTAAATCCTGTGAGAATGTCATTAAGAATTTCATACCTGAAACTGAGTCAGACCTGACCGCCCAGGAAGAAAGACCGAAGGAGCAGGCCACCAAGAAACCCACTCAAGCCCTGAATAAGAATTGGAGAGTGCTTGGAAGCTACAAATACGACGAGTGGGACTCATTAATCAATGACTACAGATCAGAGTGGAGTACGATAAATGAAATTGAACCTATAGGCGGTTCCACATATTACTATACCAAAGCAATGGAACGCTACGGGAATGAGATAGCACTCCTTAAACACACTTTCAGTTTGATGAAACCTGAAGCTTTCCACCGGATGAAGCAGCAGAATGATGGAACCGAAATAGATATCGATGCTTTTACAGAATCACTCATCGCAAAAAGGTGCGGAATCAACCCAGATGATGGGCTGTATATCAGGTGGGATAAGCATGAAAGGGATGTTGCAACCCTCTTTCTTGTGGATGTCAGTGCCTCAACACGCAAGATACTTGGAGCTGATGGCAGGAGCATACTGGATGTTGAAAAAGATGCACTCATAATCATGAGCCAGGCGCTTGAGAGCATCGGAGACAAGTACGCCATCTACGCATTTTCAGGAAAGAGCCGCGAAGATGTTGAGTATTTTGTGATAAAGGAATTCGATGAAGGACTCTCGGATAATGTGGCACGCAGGATAAGCCTCCTGCAACCTGAATCCAATACACGCCTGGGACCTGCAATCCGCCATTCCATAAAGAAACTGGAACAGGCTGGTGCAAGGACAAAAATGCTGGTGCTGCTCTCTGATGGCGAACCCTATGATAGGTCAAAGGGAGAGGATTCATATCAGGGCGACCTCGCACAGGAAGATACAAGAGTTGCCATCAGTGAAGGAAAAAACCAGGGTATGCACTTCTTCTGCATAACTGTTGACAGGAATCCCGGAGAGTACCTTGACAACATATTTTCCGATGTCGGATACACGATAATCGATGATGCTCTTATGCTACCGGAGACGTTGCCTTTGTTGTATAAGAGACTGACAACGTGA
- a CDS encoding DUF2278 family protein yields the protein MSLENYGVLKGKPKDCKCGKGTSSHFQVLVHDGKHEHRVAVNVSSKVSPSEILYFVDDNFSHPITEKLENLGMGYKRLDNTSRAIRLDYVRGGLFDVSKMLPLKCDIPGPSNDLNELIQKYVKQAISMNGSMIYAFGERWGPESFLSDSFFGFRPGSGIHDIHMNQGNSPKWTGDDAPDQDGGLLIHLTEEDRWIAIFLAFQSQCFNTDESTGHCLPDGKKITSEPCKESKIEPENIVHAGSVKIIAALVNPIGVDMGKEAITLFNASPDDIDLDGWFIQDGPGRKSLLKGDISAGSGTRILLSGKGVILANSGGQISLYDNKGTLMDEVKYAGRKVRSGWSLVF from the coding sequence ATGTCTCTTGAAAACTACGGGGTTTTAAAAGGAAAGCCAAAGGACTGTAAATGTGGAAAAGGTACAAGCTCTCATTTTCAGGTACTAGTACATGATGGCAAACATGAGCATCGTGTTGCTGTTAATGTCAGTTCTAAGGTTTCTCCTTCTGAGATACTGTATTTTGTAGATGACAACTTCAGTCATCCAATCACTGAAAAACTTGAGAACCTTGGAATGGGATATAAAAGACTTGATAATACCTCAAGGGCTATACGTCTGGATTATGTTCGTGGCGGACTCTTTGATGTGTCAAAGATGCTGCCTTTGAAATGCGATATTCCAGGTCCTTCCAATGACCTTAATGAGCTCATACAGAAATACGTGAAGCAAGCCATCAGTATGAACGGCAGCATGATCTATGCTTTTGGTGAAAGATGGGGGCCAGAATCTTTCCTTTCTGATAGTTTCTTTGGTTTCAGGCCCGGTAGTGGTATCCATGATATTCACATGAATCAGGGCAATTCTCCTAAGTGGACAGGTGATGATGCTCCTGATCAGGATGGAGGCCTGCTCATACATTTGACGGAAGAGGACAGGTGGATTGCTATTTTCCTTGCATTCCAGTCCCAGTGTTTCAATACAGATGAGTCAACTGGTCACTGTCTGCCTGATGGGAAAAAGATTACTTCAGAACCATGTAAAGAATCCAAAATAGAGCCTGAAAACATAGTTCATGCAGGCTCGGTCAAAATAATTGCTGCACTTGTCAATCCCATAGGTGTTGATATGGGCAAAGAGGCCATAACTCTGTTCAATGCCTCTCCTGATGATATTGATCTCGATGGCTGGTTCATTCAGGATGGACCGGGAAGAAAATCCTTGCTGAAAGGCGATATCAGTGCAGGCTCAGGTACGCGTATACTTCTGTCCGGAAAAGGTGTTATTCTTGCGAATAGTGGAGGGCAGATCAGCTTGTACGATAATAAGGGCACATTGATGGATGAGGTTAAGTATGCCGGCAGGAAAGTACGGTCTGGCTGGAGTCTTGTTTTTTGA